A single window of Treponema denticola ATCC 35405 DNA harbors:
- a CDS encoding DNA-directed RNA polymerase subunit omega produces the protein MIFPLKELIEFDDNIYEITCASTRRAYQLAKIQDPNVEKSGDKVVSAGAKQIFTGEVNYQIERHPEFN, from the coding sequence ATGATATTTCCATTAAAAGAACTCATCGAGTTTGATGACAATATTTACGAGATTACATGTGCATCGACAAGAAGGGCCTATCAGCTGGCTAAAATCCAAGATCCCAATGTCGAAAAAAGCGGAGACAAGGTTGTTTCAGCCGGAGCAAAGCAAATTTTTACCGGTGAAGTAAACTATCAGATAGAGCGTCACCCCGAATTCAACTAA
- the miaA gene encoding tRNA (adenosine(37)-N6)-dimethylallyltransferase MiaA: MVPVLIFFGATASGKTSLASEIFSYKHSKDFSKEGGISALSACAEIISADSVQVYKHMHIGSASPSKEELEDLPHHLIAIKEPSEEFSAADFVKEADKLCPEIYRRGKLPVLMGGTAFFLKNFLYGLPVTPTADPKIREHFQKRAKEEGAGILLEELKKIDPETAERLHVHDEYRIIRAHEVFAASGKPLSSFALPENPREKYEFFILSIERTRSLLYERIEKRVDAMFAEGLYDEVKKLYEMGYTSESPGLKAIGYREFFDENKRLKPESDLEEVSALIKRNTKHYAKRQETFFKTIPDVHRYFIEDKAEISRLYKDICGFYKKLLK; encoded by the coding sequence ATGGTTCCCGTATTGATTTTTTTCGGAGCGACGGCTTCGGGAAAAACAAGCTTAGCTTCCGAAATATTTTCTTATAAACATTCAAAAGATTTCTCAAAAGAAGGCGGAATTTCGGCTCTTTCAGCTTGTGCAGAAATTATAAGCGCCGACTCGGTTCAGGTGTATAAGCATATGCATATCGGCTCGGCTTCTCCTTCCAAAGAAGAATTGGAAGACCTACCCCACCACTTAATCGCCATAAAAGAGCCTTCCGAAGAATTTTCGGCAGCCGATTTTGTAAAAGAAGCCGATAAACTTTGCCCCGAAATATATAGGCGGGGAAAACTTCCGGTCTTGATGGGAGGCACGGCTTTTTTCTTAAAGAATTTTCTATACGGCCTTCCCGTTACGCCCACCGCCGACCCTAAAATCCGTGAGCATTTTCAAAAACGAGCAAAGGAAGAAGGAGCCGGCATTCTTTTGGAAGAGCTAAAAAAAATAGACCCCGAGACGGCAGAGAGGCTCCATGTTCATGACGAATACAGAATAATAAGAGCTCACGAAGTTTTTGCCGCTTCAGGGAAGCCTTTAAGCTCTTTTGCCCTCCCCGAAAACCCAAGAGAAAAATACGAGTTTTTTATCTTAAGCATCGAAAGAACCCGCTCCCTTTTATACGAAAGAATCGAAAAGAGGGTCGATGCTATGTTTGCCGAGGGCCTATATGATGAAGTAAAAAAGCTTTATGAGATGGGCTATACAAGCGAAAGCCCCGGACTTAAAGCCATAGGCTACAGGGAATTTTTTGATGAAAATAAGCGTTTAAAACCCGAATCGGACTTGGAGGAAGTCTCGGCCCTTATAAAACGAAATACCAAACACTACGCCAAGCGTCAAGAAACCTTTTTTAAAACAATCCCGGATGTTCACCGCTATTTTATAGAAGATAAGGCTGAGATATCAAGGCTTTATAAGGATATTTGCGGGTTTTATAAAAAACTATTAAAATGA
- a CDS encoding GyrI-like domain-containing protein: protein MGNGQSYGSCYEVKDCNSFNYMAGYDCTDEQKAETFGLSVMHIPEAEYAVVQLKGPVPDCIHQGWKYVMDTFFPEQGYRHAGTPDFEIYKEGDMYDKNYNMELWVPIIKE, encoded by the coding sequence ATGGGGAACGGACAAAGCTACGGTTCATGCTATGAGGTAAAAGATTGCAATTCCTTTAATTACATGGCAGGCTATGATTGCACCGACGAGCAAAAAGCCGAAACATTCGGTTTATCCGTCATGCACATTCCCGAAGCCGAGTACGCTGTCGTACAATTAAAAGGTCCTGTGCCCGACTGTATTCATCAAGGCTGGAAATATGTTATGGATACTTTCTTCCCGGAACAGGGTTATCGGCACGCCGGCACTCCCGATTTTGAAATTTACAAAGAAGGCGACATGTACGATAAAAACTACAATATGGAGTTATGGGTACCGATTATAAAAGAGTAA